In a single window of the Ancylobacter polymorphus genome:
- a CDS encoding ELM1/GtrOC1 family putative glycosyltransferase, translated as MKLLVLRDKKPGHFNQAEGVALAIERLAPTEVTRLDIRPTWFAHDDVRKFVMRRYGRDAGTWLRSMYAIDASTLEKPDVLVGSGRPTIAAGILLSRFFGGVPFVYSGGIGGYDTREVSLMIVASPRAAGNPRSAWAPIPSIVDPADYPTPRRLSTLADLKGAEIALLVGGTAYRKEWPEGEWDALLRLVRDVAREHGVRWRVTTSRRTPDAVGARLAALAGEGVLAEFIDYRTAGPGSVRALFGADAVAVTEDSMSMLVEGLTAQRPVIGLRSAKVHDGYASEAISAWAAKSWAAPSFAPSLAILPLGTVTADQFACTLVTLEPPTLDVRGAIAALIAPVLGLAQNRDHTSS; from the coding sequence GTGAAGCTGCTGGTCCTGCGCGACAAGAAGCCGGGGCATTTCAACCAGGCGGAAGGTGTCGCGCTGGCCATCGAACGGCTGGCCCCGACGGAGGTGACGCGGCTCGACATCCGCCCCACCTGGTTCGCCCATGACGATGTGCGCAAATTCGTGATGCGCCGCTATGGCCGCGACGCCGGCACTTGGCTGCGCTCCATGTATGCCATCGACGCCTCGACCCTGGAAAAGCCGGATGTCCTCGTCGGCTCCGGACGGCCGACCATCGCCGCCGGCATTCTGCTCAGCCGCTTCTTCGGCGGCGTGCCCTTCGTCTATTCCGGCGGCATCGGCGGCTATGACACGCGCGAGGTCAGCCTGATGATCGTCGCCTCGCCGCGCGCAGCCGGCAATCCGCGTTCCGCCTGGGCGCCGATCCCCTCCATCGTCGATCCCGCCGACTATCCCACCCCGCGGCGGCTGTCGACGCTTGCCGACCTCAAGGGCGCGGAGATCGCGCTGCTGGTCGGCGGCACCGCCTATCGCAAGGAATGGCCGGAGGGCGAGTGGGACGCGCTGCTGCGCCTCGTGCGCGACGTGGCGCGCGAGCATGGCGTGCGCTGGCGGGTCACCACCTCGCGCCGCACGCCGGACGCGGTCGGCGCGCGCCTCGCGGCACTGGCGGGGGAGGGCGTGCTCGCCGAGTTCATCGACTACCGCACTGCCGGGCCGGGCTCGGTGCGGGCGCTGTTCGGCGCCGATGCGGTGGCGGTGACGGAAGATTCGATGAGCATGCTGGTGGAAGGGCTCACCGCGCAGCGGCCGGTGATCGGCCTGCGCTCGGCCAAGGTGCATGACGGCTATGCCAGCGAGGCGATTTCCGCCTGGGCGGCCAAGAGCTGGGCCGCGCCGTCCTTCGCGCCGAGCCTCGCCATCCTGCCGCTCGGCACGGTGACTGCGGACCAGTTCGCCTGCACCCTCGTCACGCTGGAGCCGCCGACGCTGGATGTGCGCGGCGCGATCGCCGCTCTCATCGCCCCGGTGCTCGGGCTGGCTCAGAACCGCGACCACACCTCGTCATAG
- a CDS encoding glycosyltransferase family 4 protein, which yields MTEKAAIEPARLEVVAPNFKRRLSGVTSTLERVLPYQAREVGIAAFGPGLAAHVPRIGLGMFRHFWGRPARRPCRIWHARRNVEMLGGVVLRDVLRMRLGLVFTSASQRRHTRWSRFLIARMDAVISTSAKTADYLKRASTVIHHGIDMGSFAPAPDKAAARRAVGLPESLNMIGCFGRIRAQKGTDVFVDALIRVLPDHPGWGGVVLGRATGAHTAFFAEQRAKVEKAGLADRILFPGEVATSDIARWYRALDLYVAPQRWEGFGVTPLEAMACAVPVVATRVGAFEELVVEGRTGAIIPPGDVPAMAEAVAAFVQRDDADRAAMADASRRHVVDNHSIETEARRINAVYDEVWSRF from the coding sequence ATGACGGAGAAGGCGGCGATCGAACCGGCACGGCTCGAAGTCGTGGCGCCGAATTTCAAGCGCCGCCTCTCCGGTGTCACCTCCACCCTTGAGCGCGTCCTGCCCTATCAGGCGCGCGAGGTCGGCATCGCCGCCTTCGGCCCGGGCCTCGCGGCGCATGTGCCGCGCATCGGCCTCGGCATGTTCCGCCATTTCTGGGGCCGGCCGGCGCGCCGACCCTGCCGCATCTGGCACGCCCGCCGCAATGTCGAAATGCTCGGCGGCGTGGTGCTGCGCGATGTGCTGCGGATGCGGCTGGGGCTGGTCTTCACCTCCGCCTCGCAGCGCCGGCACACGCGCTGGAGCCGCTTCCTCATCGCCCGCATGGACGCGGTGATATCGACCTCCGCCAAGACCGCCGACTATCTCAAGCGGGCCTCGACCGTCATCCACCACGGCATCGACATGGGCAGCTTCGCCCCGGCGCCCGACAAGGCGGCGGCACGGCGCGCGGTGGGCCTGCCCGAAAGTCTCAACATGATCGGCTGCTTCGGCCGCATCCGCGCGCAGAAGGGCACCGACGTGTTCGTCGACGCGCTGATCCGCGTGCTGCCCGACCATCCCGGCTGGGGCGGCGTGGTGCTGGGGCGGGCGACGGGGGCGCATACCGCCTTTTTCGCCGAACAGAGGGCCAAGGTGGAAAAGGCCGGCCTCGCGGACCGCATCCTCTTCCCCGGCGAGGTCGCCACCTCGGACATTGCCCGCTGGTACCGCGCGCTCGACCTCTATGTCGCGCCCCAGCGCTGGGAGGGTTTCGGCGTCACCCCGCTGGAGGCGATGGCCTGCGCCGTGCCTGTTGTCGCCACCCGCGTCGGCGCCTTCGAGGAGCTGGTGGTGGAAGGCCGCACCGGCGCCATCATCCCGCCCGGTGACGTCCCAGCCATGGCGGAAGCGGTGGCGGCCTTCGTGCAGCGGGACGACGCCGACCGCGCGGCGATGGCCGACGCCTCCCGCCGCCATGTCGTCGACAACCACTCGATTGAGACCGAGGCGCGGCGGATCAATGCCGTCTATGACGAGGTGTGGTCGCGGTTCTGA